A genomic window from Micromonospora ferruginea includes:
- a CDS encoding DUF779 domain-containing protein, whose protein sequence is MGDPVTLTPAAAGLIRSLRGQHGPLMFHQSGGCCDGSAPMCYPAGEFRTGGSDVLLAALAVDGVPEPVEFWMAKAQWDLWKHTRLTVDVVPGRGSGFSLEAPEGVRFLIRSRLAD, encoded by the coding sequence ATGGGTGACCCGGTGACCCTGACCCCCGCGGCGGCCGGCTTGATCCGGTCGCTGCGGGGGCAGCACGGCCCGCTGATGTTCCACCAGTCCGGCGGCTGCTGCGACGGCAGCGCCCCGATGTGCTACCCGGCCGGCGAGTTCCGCACCGGCGGCTCGGACGTGCTGCTCGCCGCGCTGGCGGTGGACGGCGTGCCCGAGCCGGTGGAGTTCTGGATGGCGAAGGCCCAGTGGGACCTGTGGAAGCACACCCGGCTCACCGTCGACGTGGTGCCGGGCCGGGGCAGCGGCTTCTCGCTGGAGGCCCCGGAGGGTGTCCGTTTCCTCATCCGTTCCCGGCTCGCCGACTGA
- a CDS encoding ABC transporter permease, translated as MRLRRWLADRWVMGVALLVLGYLTLPILVVAGLSFNRPTSRLSYDFNEFTLDNWARPCATADMCDAVVRSMEIGLIATVVSTVLGTLMAFALVRHGFRGRSGINGLIFLPMATPELVMGTSLLALFVAAGVPQGFWTIVIAHVMFCVSFVVVTVKARLAGMDRRLEEAAMDLYASEWQTFRRITLPLVLPGIVAAALLAFSLSFDDFIITNFNAGTTVTFPMYVWGAAQRGIPPQVNVIGTAMFVIALLLVGVSSLRGRRTRRAALAVIATPAGKP; from the coding sequence ATGAGACTCAGGCGCTGGCTCGCCGACCGGTGGGTGATGGGCGTGGCCCTGCTCGTCCTCGGCTACCTGACGCTGCCGATCCTGGTGGTCGCCGGGCTCTCCTTCAACCGGCCGACCAGCCGGCTCTCCTACGACTTCAACGAGTTCACGCTGGACAACTGGGCCCGGCCCTGCGCCACCGCCGACATGTGCGACGCGGTGGTGCGCAGCATGGAGATCGGCCTGATCGCCACCGTGGTCTCCACCGTGCTCGGCACGCTGATGGCGTTCGCGCTGGTCCGGCACGGCTTCCGTGGCCGGTCCGGGATCAACGGCCTGATCTTCCTGCCGATGGCCACCCCGGAACTGGTGATGGGCACCTCGCTGCTCGCCCTCTTCGTCGCCGCCGGCGTGCCGCAGGGCTTCTGGACGATCGTCATCGCGCACGTGATGTTCTGCGTGTCGTTCGTGGTGGTCACCGTCAAGGCCCGGCTCGCCGGCATGGACCGGCGGCTGGAGGAGGCCGCGATGGACCTCTACGCCAGCGAGTGGCAGACGTTCCGCCGGATCACGCTGCCGCTGGTGCTGCCCGGCATCGTCGCCGCCGCGCTGCTCGCCTTCTCGCTCAGCTTCGACGACTTCATCATCACCAACTTCAACGCCGGCACCACCGTCACGTTCCCGATGTACGTCTGGGGCGCCGCCCAGCGGGGCATCCCGCCGCAGGTCAACGTCATCGGCACGGCCATGTTCGTGATCGCGCTGCTGCTGGTCGGGGTCAGCTCGCTGCGCGGCCGGCGCACCCGACGGGCCGCCCTCGCGGTGATCGCCACCCCGGCGGGGAAGCCATGA
- a CDS encoding DUF397 domain-containing protein, with amino-acid sequence MDMTGARWRTATRSSNNGGACVEVADNLPGRVLVRDSKDRAGGTLSFTPTAWRAFVGQAQAVPQL; translated from the coding sequence ATGGACATGACCGGCGCCCGCTGGCGTACCGCGACCCGCAGCAGCAACAACGGCGGCGCCTGTGTCGAGGTGGCCGACAACCTGCCCGGCCGGGTGCTGGTCCGCGACAGCAAGGACCGCGCCGGCGGCACGCTCAGCTTCACCCCGACCGCCTGGCGGGCCTTCGTCGGCCAGGCTCAGGCGGTGCCCCAGCTGTAG
- a CDS encoding saccharopine dehydrogenase family protein: MRILLVGAGGVGSAAVSIAARRTFFETMVVADHDPARAARAVAGHGDRFVAATVDASDADAVAALCREHRITHVLNAVDPRFVMPIFDGAIAAGADYLDMAMSLSRPHPDRPYAEPGVKLGDEQFAVAERWADAGRLALCGIGVEPGLSDVFARYAADELFAEIDEIGVRDGANLTVAGHEFAPSFSIWTTIEECLNPPVIWEADRGWFTTEPFSEPEVFDFPAGIGPVECVNVEHEEVLLIPRWVKARRVTFKYGLGAEFIEVLRTLHKLGLDSTDPVRVRGVDVSPRDLVAAALPDPATLGDRMSGKTCAGTWVTGTGPDGRPRRVYLHHVVDNEWSMAEYGHQAVVWQTAVNPVVALELLAGGAWSGTGVLGPEAFPPKPFLDLLTGYGSPWGMEER; this comes from the coding sequence ATGCGTATCCTGCTCGTCGGCGCCGGTGGCGTCGGCTCCGCCGCCGTATCCATCGCCGCCCGCCGTACCTTCTTCGAGACCATGGTGGTCGCCGACCACGACCCGGCGCGCGCCGCCCGGGCGGTCGCCGGCCACGGCGACCGGTTCGTCGCCGCCACCGTCGACGCCTCGGACGCCGACGCGGTCGCCGCGCTGTGCCGGGAGCACCGGATCACCCACGTGCTCAACGCGGTCGACCCGCGCTTCGTCATGCCGATCTTCGACGGGGCGATCGCCGCCGGGGCCGACTACCTCGACATGGCAATGTCGCTGTCCCGGCCGCACCCCGACCGCCCGTACGCCGAGCCCGGCGTCAAGCTCGGCGACGAGCAGTTCGCGGTCGCCGAACGGTGGGCCGACGCGGGCCGGCTCGCGCTCTGCGGCATCGGCGTCGAACCGGGCCTCTCCGACGTGTTCGCCCGCTACGCCGCCGACGAGCTGTTCGCCGAGATCGACGAGATCGGGGTACGCGACGGCGCGAACCTCACCGTCGCCGGCCACGAGTTCGCGCCCTCGTTCTCCATCTGGACCACCATCGAGGAGTGCCTCAACCCGCCGGTGATCTGGGAGGCCGACCGTGGCTGGTTCACCACCGAACCGTTCAGCGAACCGGAGGTCTTCGACTTCCCGGCCGGTATCGGGCCGGTCGAGTGCGTCAACGTGGAGCACGAGGAGGTGCTGCTCATCCCGCGCTGGGTCAAGGCGCGGCGGGTCACCTTCAAGTACGGCCTCGGCGCGGAGTTCATCGAGGTGCTGCGCACCCTGCACAAGTTGGGCCTGGACTCGACGGACCCGGTGCGGGTGCGCGGCGTCGACGTGTCGCCGCGTGACCTGGTGGCCGCCGCGCTGCCCGACCCGGCCACGCTCGGCGACCGGATGAGCGGCAAGACCTGCGCCGGCACGTGGGTCACCGGCACCGGGCCGGACGGCCGGCCCCGCCGCGTCTACCTCCACCACGTGGTCGACAACGAGTGGTCGATGGCCGAGTACGGCCACCAGGCGGTGGTCTGGCAGACCGCGGTCAACCCGGTCGTCGCGCTGGAGCTGCTGGCCGGTGGCGCCTGGTCCGGCACCGGCGTGCTCGGGCCCGAGGCGTTCCCGCCGAAGCCCTTCCTCGACCTGCTCACCGGCTACGGTTCTCCGTGGGGGATGGAGGAACGATGA
- a CDS encoding ABC transporter permease: MTALAHLGGASPTTPAAPASDRRRRHRLLPYLLLLPGAAWLLVFFALPLLQLAAASLYDPAGSLSTGYAMTWAVGNYPDALQAYWPQFVRSFLYSAIALVLALLMGYPLAYAIAQKAGRWKNLLLVAVVAPMFTSFLVRTLAWKTILSDNGALVGLLRDVHLLGPDGRLLATPVAVVLGLTYNFLPFLVLPLYASLERLDPRLLEAASDLYASPLRAFGRVTLPLSMPGLIAGTLLFFIPATGDYINAELLGTPSEYMIGNVIDSAFLVRLDYPQGAALSFLLMAAILAIVFVYLRRAGTEEVL, encoded by the coding sequence ATGACGGCGCTGGCCCACCTCGGCGGGGCGTCGCCCACCACGCCTGCCGCGCCCGCGTCCGACCGGAGGCGGCGACACCGCCTCCTGCCGTACCTGCTGCTGCTGCCGGGCGCGGCCTGGCTGCTGGTCTTCTTCGCGCTGCCGCTGCTGCAACTCGCCGCGGCGAGCCTCTACGACCCGGCCGGCTCGCTCTCCACCGGGTACGCGATGACCTGGGCGGTCGGCAACTACCCCGACGCGTTGCAGGCGTACTGGCCGCAGTTCGTCAGGTCCTTCCTCTACTCGGCGATCGCGCTCGTGCTCGCGTTGCTGATGGGCTACCCGCTGGCGTACGCGATCGCGCAGAAGGCCGGCCGCTGGAAGAACCTGCTGCTGGTGGCCGTGGTCGCGCCGATGTTCACCAGCTTCCTGGTGCGCACGCTGGCCTGGAAGACGATCCTGTCGGACAACGGCGCGCTGGTCGGGCTGCTGCGCGACGTGCACCTGCTCGGCCCGGACGGCCGGCTGCTGGCCACCCCGGTCGCCGTGGTGCTCGGCCTGACGTACAACTTCCTGCCGTTCCTGGTGCTGCCGCTGTACGCGAGCCTGGAGCGGCTCGACCCCCGGCTGCTGGAGGCGGCGAGCGACCTCTACGCGAGCCCGCTGCGCGCGTTCGGCCGGGTCACCCTGCCGCTGTCGATGCCCGGCCTGATCGCCGGCACGCTGCTCTTCTTCATCCCGGCCACCGGCGACTACATCAACGCCGAGCTGCTCGGCACCCCGAGCGAATACATGATCGGCAACGTCATCGACTCGGCGTTCCTGGTCCGCCTCGACTACCCGCAGGGCGCGGCGCTGTCGTTCCTGCTGATGGCCGCGATCCTGGCGATCGTCTTCGTCTACCTGCGCCGGGCCGGCACGGAGGAGGTGCTCTGA
- the speB gene encoding agmatinase, with the protein MTRYGPMYGPDVTFLGVPPCTVEEPVTYADADVVVIGAPFDGGTSHRPGTRFGPSAIRQACYLPHDGSRPSLALRVDALKDLCVYDAGDVEMFGGDIERSLAALETAVHAVTAAGAIPVVLGGDHSIALPDATGVARHHGLGRVSLVHFDAHADTGDVEFGSLHGHGQPMRRLIESGAVRGDRFLQIGLRGYWPGPDTLAWMAEQRMRSYEMTEIVARGLDTCLTEAFGIATDECEGVFLSVDVDVVDPGMAPGTGTPEPGGFTSRELLDAVRRVCYELPVVGLDVVEVAPPYDHADITAYLGNRVVLEALSAIARRRRDAKTGPPWNPTQPLLDAR; encoded by the coding sequence ATGACCCGGTACGGCCCGATGTACGGTCCCGACGTCACGTTCCTCGGCGTGCCGCCGTGCACCGTCGAGGAACCGGTCACCTACGCCGACGCCGACGTGGTGGTCATCGGCGCGCCGTTCGACGGCGGCACCTCGCACCGGCCGGGCACCCGGTTCGGGCCGTCCGCCATCCGGCAGGCGTGCTACCTGCCGCACGACGGCTCCCGCCCGTCCCTGGCGTTGCGCGTGGACGCGCTGAAGGACCTGTGCGTCTACGACGCCGGGGACGTGGAGATGTTCGGCGGCGACATCGAACGCTCGCTGGCCGCGCTGGAGACCGCCGTGCACGCGGTCACCGCCGCCGGGGCCATCCCGGTGGTGCTCGGCGGCGACCACTCCATCGCGCTGCCGGACGCCACCGGGGTGGCCCGGCACCACGGGCTCGGCCGGGTGTCGCTGGTGCACTTCGACGCGCACGCCGACACCGGTGACGTCGAGTTCGGCTCGCTGCACGGGCACGGCCAGCCGATGCGCCGGCTCATCGAGTCCGGCGCGGTCCGCGGCGACCGCTTCCTCCAGATCGGCCTGCGCGGCTACTGGCCCGGCCCGGACACGCTGGCCTGGATGGCGGAGCAGCGGATGCGCTCGTACGAGATGACCGAGATCGTGGCGCGCGGCCTGGACACCTGCCTCACCGAGGCGTTCGGCATCGCCACCGATGAGTGCGAGGGCGTCTTCCTCTCCGTCGACGTGGACGTGGTCGACCCCGGCATGGCCCCCGGCACCGGCACCCCCGAGCCCGGCGGGTTCACCTCCCGCGAGCTGCTCGACGCGGTCCGCCGGGTCTGCTACGAGCTGCCGGTGGTGGGCCTGGACGTGGTCGAGGTCGCCCCGCCGTACGACCACGCCGACATCACCGCCTACCTCGGCAACCGCGTCGTCCTGGAGGCCCTGTCCGCAATAGCCCGCCGCCGCCGAGACGCAAAAACCGGACCCCCCTGGAACCCCACCCAGCCCCTCCTCGACGCCCGCTGA
- a CDS encoding Lrp/AsnC family transcriptional regulator, which translates to MANRQLENGNGNRRVTVREGANHALLDDVAKQIIEQLQEDGRRPYASIGKAVGLSEAAVRQRVQRLLDAGVMQIVAVTDPLQLGFPRQAMIGLRTDGDLEPVADRLAEFEEIDYVVITAGSFDLLAEVVCRNDAHLLEILQKLRGVPGVLSTEAFVYLKLRKQTYSWGTA; encoded by the coding sequence ATGGCCAACCGGCAACTGGAGAACGGCAACGGCAACCGCCGGGTGACCGTGCGTGAAGGCGCCAATCACGCTCTGCTCGACGACGTGGCCAAGCAGATCATCGAGCAGCTCCAGGAGGACGGCCGGCGCCCGTACGCGAGCATCGGCAAGGCGGTCGGCCTGTCCGAGGCGGCGGTCCGCCAGCGGGTGCAGCGCCTGCTCGACGCCGGGGTGATGCAGATCGTCGCGGTGACCGATCCGCTCCAGCTCGGCTTCCCCCGCCAGGCCATGATCGGGCTGCGCACCGACGGCGACCTGGAACCGGTGGCCGACCGGCTGGCCGAGTTCGAGGAGATCGACTACGTGGTGATCACCGCCGGCTCGTTCGACCTGCTGGCCGAGGTGGTCTGCCGCAACGACGCGCACCTGCTGGAGATCCTGCAGAAGCTGCGCGGGGTGCCCGGGGTGCTCTCCACCGAGGCGTTCGTCTACCTGAAGCTGCGCAAGCAGACCTACAGCTGGGGCACCGCCTGA
- a CDS encoding polyamine ABC transporter substrate-binding protein: MRSPLRTLTRRGLLSGTLGSAALLATAGTLAGCGTKGAQQTEAGCKSEDLSATEKKLAFSNWPQYMDTDEKDAAKRPTLDAFVAASGIQVTYTEDVNDNNEFFGKVQNQLAGCQSTGRDIMVLTDWMAARMIRLGWVQKLDKAKIPNVEANLLPSLRGRSFDKDTQLAVPWQSGLAGLAYNAKVTKEIRTVDELLTRPDLKGKVTALSEMRDTMGLLIQAGGHDPANFTPAQFDDALNKLKKAVDSKQIRRFTGNDYAPDLAKGDIAACIGWSGDVIQLGFEDEKIKFVVPESGVMLWSDNMLVPNKATHRANAEALMNHYYDPAVAAKLAAFVNYICPVQGAQAEMEKIDPDLAKNPLIFPDDAILAKSKVFMALDEQREKEYEAKFQQVIGA, translated from the coding sequence ATGCGTAGTCCCCTCCGGACACTCACTCGGCGTGGTCTGCTCTCCGGGACCCTCGGCTCGGCCGCGCTGCTCGCCACCGCGGGCACGCTCGCCGGCTGCGGCACCAAGGGCGCCCAGCAGACCGAGGCCGGGTGCAAGAGCGAGGACCTGTCCGCCACCGAGAAGAAGCTCGCGTTCTCGAACTGGCCGCAGTACATGGACACCGACGAGAAGGACGCGGCCAAGCGCCCCACCCTGGACGCGTTCGTCGCCGCCTCCGGCATCCAGGTGACCTACACCGAGGACGTCAACGACAACAACGAGTTCTTCGGCAAGGTGCAGAACCAGCTCGCCGGCTGCCAGAGCACCGGCCGCGACATCATGGTGCTGACCGATTGGATGGCCGCCCGGATGATCCGGCTCGGCTGGGTCCAGAAGCTGGACAAGGCGAAGATTCCCAACGTCGAGGCCAACCTGCTGCCGTCGCTGCGTGGCCGCTCCTTCGACAAGGACACCCAGCTCGCCGTCCCCTGGCAGTCCGGCCTCGCCGGGCTGGCCTACAACGCCAAGGTGACCAAGGAGATCCGCACCGTCGACGAGCTGCTCACCCGCCCCGACCTCAAGGGCAAGGTGACCGCGCTGTCGGAGATGCGCGACACCATGGGCCTGCTGATCCAGGCCGGCGGCCACGACCCGGCGAACTTCACCCCGGCCCAGTTCGACGACGCGTTGAACAAGCTCAAGAAGGCGGTGGACAGCAAGCAGATCCGCCGCTTCACCGGCAACGACTACGCCCCCGACCTGGCCAAGGGCGACATCGCCGCGTGCATCGGCTGGTCCGGCGACGTGATCCAGCTCGGCTTCGAGGACGAGAAGATCAAGTTCGTGGTGCCCGAGTCGGGCGTCATGCTCTGGTCGGACAACATGCTCGTGCCGAACAAGGCCACCCACCGGGCCAACGCCGAGGCGCTGATGAACCACTACTACGACCCGGCGGTGGCCGCGAAGCTCGCCGCGTTCGTCAACTACATCTGCCCCGTGCAGGGCGCGCAGGCCGAGATGGAGAAGATCGACCCGGACCTGGCGAAGAACCCGCTGATCTTCCCGGACGACGCGATCCTGGCGAAGTCGAAGGTCTTCATGGCGCTGGACGAGCAGCGCGAGAAGGAGTACGAGGCCAAGTTCCAGCAGGTCATCGGGGCGTGA
- the adh gene encoding aldehyde dehydrogenase — MTRYDAPTHWQSRYDHFIGGEYVTPHGGRYFENPTPVTGQTFCEVARGTAEDVEKALDAAHGAADAWGRTSVAERARVLNRIADRMEENLESLAIAETWENGKPVRETLAADIPLAIDHFRYFAGAIRAQEGSLGEIDDDTVAYHFHEPLGVVGQIIPWNFPILMAVWKLAPALAAGNAVVLKPAEQTPASIHYLLSLIGDLLPPGVVNVVNGFGVEAGKPLASSPRVAKVAFTGETTTGRLIMQYASENIKPVTLELGGKSPNLFFDDVSAAADDFLDKALEGFTMFALNQGEVCTCPSRALIQQGHYADFLAAAVDRTGQVRQGHPLDTDTMIGAQASNDQLEKILSYLDIGRQEGAKVLTGGARADLGGELSGGYYVEPTIFEGDNSMRIFQEEIFGPVVSVTSFADLDDAVKIANDTLYGLGAGVWTRDMTTAYRAGRAIQAGRVWTNCYHAYPAHAAFGGYKQSGIGRENHKMMLEHYQQTKNLLVSYSPQKLGFF; from the coding sequence ATGACGCGCTACGACGCCCCCACCCACTGGCAGTCCCGCTACGACCACTTCATCGGCGGCGAGTACGTGACGCCGCACGGTGGCAGGTATTTCGAGAACCCGACCCCGGTGACCGGGCAGACCTTCTGCGAGGTGGCCCGCGGCACCGCCGAGGACGTGGAGAAGGCGCTCGACGCGGCGCACGGCGCGGCCGACGCGTGGGGTCGCACCTCGGTCGCCGAGCGGGCCCGCGTCCTCAACCGGATCGCGGACCGGATGGAGGAGAACCTGGAGTCCCTGGCGATTGCCGAGACCTGGGAGAACGGCAAGCCGGTACGCGAGACGCTGGCCGCCGACATCCCGCTGGCGATCGACCACTTCCGCTACTTCGCCGGGGCGATCCGGGCGCAGGAGGGCTCGCTCGGCGAGATCGACGACGACACCGTGGCCTACCACTTCCACGAGCCGCTGGGCGTGGTCGGGCAGATCATCCCGTGGAACTTCCCGATCCTGATGGCGGTCTGGAAGCTCGCCCCGGCGCTCGCCGCCGGCAACGCGGTGGTGCTGAAGCCGGCCGAGCAGACGCCCGCCTCGATCCACTACCTGCTCTCGCTGATCGGCGACCTGCTGCCGCCGGGCGTGGTGAACGTGGTCAACGGCTTCGGCGTGGAGGCCGGCAAACCGCTGGCGTCCTCGCCGCGGGTGGCGAAGGTGGCGTTCACCGGCGAGACCACCACCGGGCGGCTGATCATGCAGTACGCCAGCGAGAACATCAAACCGGTCACGCTGGAGCTGGGCGGCAAGAGCCCGAACCTGTTCTTCGACGACGTCAGCGCCGCCGCCGACGACTTCCTGGACAAGGCGCTGGAAGGCTTCACCATGTTCGCGCTCAACCAGGGCGAGGTGTGCACCTGCCCGTCCCGGGCGCTGATCCAGCAGGGCCACTACGCGGACTTCCTGGCCGCCGCCGTGGACCGGACCGGTCAGGTGCGCCAGGGGCACCCGCTGGACACCGACACGATGATCGGCGCGCAGGCGTCCAACGACCAGTTGGAGAAGATCCTGTCCTACCTGGACATCGGGCGGCAGGAGGGCGCGAAGGTCCTGACCGGTGGCGCACGGGCGGACCTCGGTGGTGAGTTGTCCGGCGGCTACTACGTCGAGCCGACCATCTTCGAGGGCGACAACTCGATGCGGATCTTCCAGGAGGAGATCTTCGGGCCGGTGGTGTCGGTGACGTCCTTCGCCGACCTGGACGACGCCGTGAAGATCGCCAACGACACGCTCTACGGGCTCGGCGCCGGCGTGTGGACCCGGGACATGACCACCGCGTACCGGGCCGGGCGGGCGATCCAGGCCGGGCGGGTCTGGACGAACTGCTACCACGCCTATCCGGCGCACGCCGCGTTCGGCGGTTACAAGCAGTCCGGCATCGGCCGGGAGAACCACAAGATGATGCTGGAGCACTACCAGCAGACCAAGAACCTGCTGGTCAGCTACTCCCCGCAGAAGCTGGGCTTCTTCTGA
- a CDS encoding NAD(P)/FAD-dependent oxidoreductase, whose amino-acid sequence MTLPHTGRALADAAPVPYWLDRPERPDPLPPLTGAHTADLLVVGGGYAGLWTALLAKEADPDRDVLLVDAGTCGWAASGRNGGFCAASLTHGLANGVDRFPGEVGELERLGRENLDAIAATVARHGIDCDFTRTGELAVAVEPYQLDGLAADAELSRRYGRDVRLLDRDEVRAEVASPTYLGGLWDVDRTALLDPAKLAWGLRRAALGLGVRIHEHTRVTGLAADGAALRATTAGGADAVPGSVRAARVALATNAFPPLLRRLRAWTVPVYDYALTTEPLTAAQRDAIGWRNGQGLADTGNQFHYYRLTADGRILFGGYDAVYHYGNRVAPALEQREATFRTLAAHFFTTFPQLEGLRFSHRWGGVIDTCTRFCAFFDTAHSGRLAYAAGYTGLGVGATRFAARVTLDLLAGADTPLTRLDLVRRKPLPFPPEPFRAAGINLTRWSLARADARGGRRNLWLRTLDRSGLGFDS is encoded by the coding sequence ATGACCCTCCCGCATACCGGCCGGGCGCTGGCCGACGCCGCGCCCGTCCCGTACTGGCTGGACCGTCCGGAGCGCCCCGACCCACTGCCGCCGCTGACCGGCGCCCACACCGCCGACCTGCTCGTGGTCGGCGGCGGGTACGCCGGGCTGTGGACCGCGCTGCTGGCCAAGGAGGCCGACCCGGACCGCGACGTGCTCTTGGTCGACGCCGGCACCTGCGGCTGGGCGGCGTCCGGGCGCAACGGCGGGTTCTGCGCCGCCTCGCTCACCCACGGGCTGGCCAACGGCGTCGACCGGTTCCCCGGCGAGGTCGGCGAGCTGGAACGGCTCGGCCGGGAGAACCTGGACGCCATCGCCGCCACCGTCGCGCGGCACGGCATCGACTGCGACTTCACCCGCACCGGGGAACTGGCGGTGGCCGTCGAGCCGTACCAGCTCGACGGGCTCGCCGCCGACGCGGAGCTGAGCCGCCGGTACGGCCGCGACGTGCGCCTGCTCGACCGCGACGAGGTACGCGCCGAGGTGGCCTCGCCGACGTACCTCGGTGGGCTCTGGGACGTCGACCGGACGGCGCTGCTCGACCCCGCGAAGCTCGCCTGGGGACTGCGCCGGGCCGCGCTCGGCCTCGGCGTGCGGATCCACGAGCACACCCGGGTCACCGGGCTGGCCGCCGACGGCGCCGCGCTGCGCGCGACCACGGCCGGCGGCGCGGACGCCGTGCCCGGCTCGGTGCGGGCCGCCCGGGTGGCGCTGGCCACCAACGCGTTCCCGCCGCTGCTGCGCCGGCTGCGGGCCTGGACCGTGCCGGTCTACGACTACGCGCTGACGACCGAGCCGCTGACCGCCGCGCAGCGGGACGCGATCGGCTGGCGCAACGGGCAGGGGCTGGCGGACACCGGCAACCAGTTCCACTACTACCGGCTCACCGCCGACGGGCGGATCCTGTTCGGCGGCTACGACGCGGTCTACCACTACGGCAACCGGGTGGCCCCGGCGCTGGAGCAGCGGGAGGCCACGTTCCGCACCCTGGCCGCGCACTTCTTCACCACGTTCCCGCAACTGGAGGGGTTGCGGTTCAGCCACCGCTGGGGCGGGGTGATCGACACCTGCACCCGGTTCTGCGCGTTCTTCGACACCGCCCACTCCGGCCGGCTGGCGTACGCGGCCGGCTACACCGGGCTCGGCGTCGGGGCGACCCGGTTCGCCGCGCGCGTGACGCTCGACCTGCTCGCCGGCGCGGACACCCCGCTGACCCGGCTCGACCTGGTGCGCCGCAAGCCACTGCCGTTCCCGCCGGAGCCGTTCCGGGCCGCCGGCATCAACCTCACCCGCTGGTCGCTCGCCCGCGCCGACGCGCGGGGCGGGCGGCGCAACCTCTGGCTCCGTACTCTCGACCGCTCTGGACTGGGGTTCGACTCCTGA
- a CDS encoding ABC transporter ATP-binding protein yields MAQEAPAGDLRLVDVTKRFGVFTAVDDLSLTVAQGTFFALLGASGCGKTTTLRMIAGLEEPTSGRVLLGDRDITGLRPYKRPVNTVFQSYALFPHLDIHENVAFGLRRRGIRKVGEQVERMLALVQLEGYGRRRPAQLSGGQQQRVALARALINHPQMLLLDEPLGALDLKLRRQMQIELKRIQAEVGITFLHVTHDQEEAMWMADTVAVMNAGRIEQLGAPADIYEYPASPFVANFLGQSNLVEAEVVGRDADDLLVTGHGNRFAAPLGRARSRQGPVWLGVRPEKLHLVAARADVPDGRNAISGVLTDICYAGVSTEFLLRTAWGQEMSVFTANSEPDARLVPGAEVTAHWHPRHSFVLARDDSARDAADGSATRPGATGGGRADGGPADGGVGAPQRLETAT; encoded by the coding sequence ATGGCGCAGGAAGCACCGGCCGGCGATCTGCGACTGGTCGACGTCACCAAGCGGTTCGGCGTCTTCACCGCCGTGGACGACCTCAGCCTCACCGTCGCCCAGGGCACGTTCTTCGCGCTGCTCGGCGCGTCCGGCTGCGGCAAGACCACCACGCTGCGGATGATCGCCGGGCTGGAGGAACCGACGAGCGGTCGGGTCCTGCTCGGCGACCGGGACATCACCGGGCTGCGGCCGTACAAGCGGCCGGTCAACACCGTGTTCCAGAGCTACGCGCTCTTTCCGCACCTCGACATCCACGAGAACGTGGCCTTCGGGCTGCGCCGCCGAGGCATCCGCAAGGTGGGCGAGCAGGTCGAGCGGATGCTCGCGCTGGTCCAGCTCGAAGGGTACGGCCGGCGCCGGCCGGCCCAGCTCTCCGGCGGCCAGCAGCAGCGCGTGGCGCTCGCCCGGGCGCTCATCAACCACCCGCAGATGCTGCTGCTCGACGAGCCGCTCGGCGCGCTCGACCTGAAGCTGCGCCGGCAGATGCAGATCGAGCTGAAGCGGATCCAGGCTGAGGTCGGCATCACCTTCCTGCACGTCACGCACGACCAGGAAGAGGCGATGTGGATGGCGGACACGGTCGCGGTGATGAACGCCGGGCGGATCGAACAGCTCGGCGCGCCCGCCGACATCTACGAGTACCCGGCCAGCCCGTTCGTGGCGAACTTCCTCGGCCAGTCCAACCTCGTCGAGGCCGAGGTGGTCGGCCGGGACGCGGACGACCTGCTGGTCACCGGCCACGGCAACCGGTTCGCCGCGCCGCTCGGGCGGGCCCGCTCCCGGCAGGGACCGGTCTGGCTCGGCGTACGGCCGGAGAAGCTGCACCTGGTCGCCGCGCGCGCCGACGTGCCGGACGGCCGCAACGCGATCAGCGGCGTGCTCACCGACATCTGCTACGCCGGCGTGAGCACCGAGTTCCTGCTCCGCACCGCCTGGGGGCAGGAGATGTCGGTGTTCACCGCCAACAGCGAACCGGACGCCCGGCTGGTGCCCGGCGCCGAGGTCACCGCCCACTGGCACCCCCGGCACTCCTTCGTGCTGGCCCGTGACGACTCCGCCCGCGACGCAGCCGACGGCAGCGCCACCCGGCCCGGTGCCACCGGCGGCGGCCGAGCGGACGGCGGCCCGGCGGACGGTGGTGTCGGCGCGCCGCAGCGTCTGGAAACCGCGACATGA